The following coding sequences lie in one Pseudomonadota bacterium genomic window:
- a CDS encoding peptidylprolyl isomerase codes for MKDLLLVSKDTVVSFHYTLKNGDGEVLDSSQGGDPLSYLHGYEQIVLGLEKALVGKTVGATLNVVVAPEEGYGPRREDLVITVPREQWTLPDTVGIDEIVELQSDEGQSLPARIVDMQPDCIMLDANHPLAGVVLHFDVELTEVRPAKDEELSHGHVHGPGGHEH; via the coding sequence ATGAAAGATCTGCTGCTAGTATCAAAGGACACCGTAGTGTCGTTTCATTACACGCTTAAGAATGGAGACGGCGAGGTACTTGACTCATCTCAGGGTGGAGATCCACTTTCATACCTACACGGCTACGAGCAGATCGTACTCGGCCTTGAGAAGGCGCTGGTCGGCAAGACCGTGGGCGCGACGTTAAATGTTGTAGTAGCTCCCGAAGAGGGTTACGGCCCACGCCGCGAAGATCTCGTGATAACCGTCCCGCGTGAGCAATGGACCCTTCCAGATACAGTTGGGATAGACGAGATAGTGGAGCTTCAATCTGATGAGGGACAGAGCCTCCCAGCTCGCATAGTCGATATGCAACCTGATTGTATTATGCTCGATGCAAATCATCCTTTAGCTGGTGTGGTGCTACACTTCGATGTTGAGCTAACAGAGGTACGACCTGCCAAAGACGAGGAGCTCTCACACGGGCATGTGCATGGTCCAGGTGGACACGAGCACTAA
- a CDS encoding ATP-grasp domain-containing protein, producing MKKLRILCLAHEDLTPPEHVSSDADFHNEDWRTEQYVISTLRGLGHEVTMLGVRSDLEPIRTTVREFKPDIVFNLLEEFNDQPLYDQNVVSFLELIQIPHTGCNPRGMMLARDKALSRKVLSYHRIPGPDFAVFPRGRKVRRPRKLTFPLFVKSLLEEASLGISAASVVDNDKELTERVAFMHDKHNTDVIVEEYIEGRELYVGIIGEARLTVLPIWELIFENMPEGAPLIATRRVKWNAKYQQKHGIVSRAATDLSPELVLRIENICKRTYRALELSGYARIDLRLKPSGEVFILEANPNPEIASGEDFADSAKQAGYSYEELLQKLVALGLRRSE from the coding sequence ATGAAAAAGCTCCGCATCCTCTGCCTGGCACACGAAGACCTTACCCCTCCTGAGCATGTGTCGAGCGATGCTGACTTTCACAATGAAGATTGGCGTACCGAACAATACGTGATCTCAACGCTTAGAGGGCTAGGACACGAAGTGACGATGCTTGGCGTACGTTCCGATCTTGAGCCTATCCGCACGACGGTCAGGGAATTTAAGCCAGATATAGTATTTAACCTGCTAGAGGAATTTAACGACCAACCGCTCTACGATCAAAATGTTGTTAGCTTTCTTGAGCTAATTCAGATCCCGCATACCGGATGCAATCCGCGTGGCATGATGTTGGCCCGCGATAAGGCGTTAAGTAGAAAGGTCTTGAGCTACCACCGTATACCCGGCCCAGATTTTGCCGTATTCCCAAGGGGTCGCAAGGTGCGACGCCCGCGCAAGCTCACATTTCCGCTCTTTGTAAAATCTCTGCTTGAGGAGGCGTCGCTTGGAATATCAGCCGCATCCGTCGTTGATAACGACAAGGAGCTGACGGAGCGTGTTGCGTTTATGCACGATAAGCATAATACGGACGTCATCGTAGAGGAGTATATCGAGGGCCGCGAGCTGTACGTTGGCATTATCGGGGAGGCGCGTTTAACGGTCCTTCCAATCTGGGAGCTTATTTTTGAAAATATGCCCGAGGGCGCGCCGCTAATCGCGACACGTCGGGTTAAGTGGAACGCCAAGTATCAGCAGAAGCACGGTATAGTAAGCCGAGCCGCCACAGACCTTTCGCCAGAGCTGGTGCTTCGCATCGAAAACATCTGCAAACGCACCTATCGTGCGCTTGAGCTCTCCGGCTATGCGCGTATCGATCTGCGCCTTAAGCCAAGCGGCGAGGTCTTTATCCTCGAAGCAAATCCCAATCCAGAGATCGCGAGCGGCGAGGACTTTGCCGACTCAGCTAAACAGGCCGGCTACTCATACGAGGAGCTACTGCAGAAACTTGTAGCACTTGGACTTAGGCGTAGTGAATAG
- a CDS encoding putative zinc-binding metallopeptidase, with product MLGDSNQRLTQPHWAELPDEELLKINMCDLELSIEGTPLEHRIALIRQELRDRNILFEPHFWLSDEWFCADGIPGIAIPFYLAHPRLEKLERAQLLEVEGGEEAWCLKILRHEVGHAIENGFRLRLLKQRKKVFGRSSLTYPEYYTPKPYSKSFVLHLDPWYAQSHPDEDFAETFAVWLTPNSDWRERYKGWPAINKLLYMERLMGEIAEKTAPVQNKKLLDPLRSIKKTLAEHYAIRKEKYSKETPCFYDKELLTLFSDQAAFSKNLPASSFIRRKRRLIRSTVSRWTGTYQYTIDRVLEAMLRRASELGLRLTLSEEETIKQFTVLVTVQTMNYLHSGRHRVAL from the coding sequence ATGTTAGGAGACTCCAATCAACGCTTAACACAACCACACTGGGCCGAGCTCCCAGATGAAGAGCTGCTCAAGATCAATATGTGCGACCTTGAGCTCTCTATCGAGGGCACGCCACTCGAGCACCGTATTGCGCTTATTAGACAGGAGCTGCGAGATCGCAACATACTTTTTGAACCGCACTTCTGGCTCTCTGACGAGTGGTTCTGCGCTGATGGTATACCCGGCATAGCTATTCCTTTCTATCTGGCGCACCCACGACTCGAGAAACTTGAGCGAGCACAACTCCTGGAGGTTGAGGGGGGCGAGGAGGCTTGGTGTCTAAAGATTTTGCGCCACGAGGTTGGGCATGCTATCGAGAACGGTTTTCGTCTAAGGCTTCTAAAGCAACGCAAAAAAGTCTTTGGAAGATCGTCTCTTACATATCCTGAGTACTACACCCCCAAGCCGTACAGTAAGAGCTTCGTCCTACATCTAGATCCATGGTATGCGCAGAGTCATCCGGACGAGGATTTTGCAGAGACCTTTGCCGTATGGCTTACGCCAAATTCAGATTGGCGCGAACGCTATAAGGGCTGGCCGGCCATAAATAAGCTCCTCTACATGGAGCGGCTAATGGGTGAAATCGCTGAAAAAACAGCGCCCGTACAGAACAAAAAGCTGCTTGACCCGCTACGCTCCATTAAAAAGACCCTTGCAGAGCACTATGCTATTCGAAAGGAGAAGTACAGCAAAGAGACCCCATGCTTTTACGACAAGGAGCTACTCACCCTATTTTCTGATCAAGCAGCATTTTCCAAAAACCTGCCTGCCTCAAGCTTTATTAGACGAAAGAGGCGTTTGATTCGTTCAACCGTTTCTCGCTGGACGGGAACCTATCAATATACTATCGATAGGGTACTTGAGGCGATGCTACGACGAGCCTCGGAGCTTGGCTTGCGCTTGACCCTCTCAGAGGAGGAGACTATCAAACAGTTTACGGTGCTGGTTACAGTTCAGACCATGAACTACCTGCATAGCGGAAGACACAGGGTTGCCCTATGA
- a CDS encoding YheU family protein: protein MIIPYSLLSPAVLQGVIEDFVLREGTDYGEHPAGAPTLESKVYQVRRQLEQGDVVVVFDQASESCDIVSKGSARYKAALIVETTQQE, encoded by the coding sequence GTGATTATCCCGTATTCACTCCTAAGCCCAGCCGTACTGCAGGGCGTAATTGAAGACTTCGTACTTCGGGAAGGAACCGACTACGGAGAGCACCCGGCCGGTGCTCCGACCCTTGAGAGTAAGGTTTATCAAGTAAGGCGACAGCTAGAGCAGGGTGATGTAGTAGTGGTGTTCGATCAGGCCTCAGAGAGCTGCGATATAGTAAGCAAGGGTAGCGCCCGCTATAAAGCGGCGCTGATCGTAGAAACAACGCAGCAGGAATAG
- a CDS encoding peptide chain release factor 3, whose product MVSSDVSTKELAAHTAKRRTFAIISHPDAGKTTLTEKLLLYSGQIGVAGMVRARKGGRATSSDWMTLEQERGISVSASAMQFPYKGSIINVLDTPGHQDFSEDTYRTLTAADSAVMVLDAAKGVEAQTRKLFAVCRMQRTPILTFINKMDLSSKDPLELLEEVEQVLGILASPISWPIGSGSSFKGVVYPATREVMLFTKSEQGGAARASYQSLSLDQALASGALMQEEYAQLNEELELLATAGNPFTNEKFLAGEVTPVFFGSALTNFGVEPFFDRFSELAPPPHPYEAINGAGEIVRINPIERPFSAYVFKIQANMNPRHRDSMAYLRVCSGRFERDMVVKHHRSAKDIRLSRSYSLVAQDRSTVEEAFPGDIIGVINPGAFAIGDTVSLEGGFNFKPMPQFPPEIVAQIRPTDVLRHKSFDKGINQLAYEGAVQILRSLKNPKDPPLVAAVGKLQFEVLQFRLKEEYGVTSAIDYLPYRHSVYVLGDVKTLVLPMGSFLALDARDRTVLLLSADWEKKYVREKNQGHEFPDFI is encoded by the coding sequence ATGGTGAGTAGTGACGTTTCCACAAAAGAGCTAGCAGCTCATACAGCCAAGCGCAGGACCTTCGCTATCATCAGCCATCCTGATGCCGGGAAAACAACCCTGACCGAGAAGCTGTTGCTTTATTCTGGTCAGATCGGCGTGGCAGGAATGGTACGCGCCAGAAAGGGTGGGCGCGCTACAAGCTCCGACTGGATGACCCTTGAGCAGGAGCGTGGAATCTCGGTCTCAGCCTCGGCCATGCAGTTCCCGTACAAGGGCTCTATTATTAACGTGCTCGATACGCCGGGCCACCAGGACTTTAGCGAAGATACCTACAGAACCCTCACGGCTGCCGATAGCGCAGTGATGGTGCTCGATGCAGCCAAGGGCGTCGAGGCGCAGACCCGCAAGCTCTTCGCGGTCTGTCGTATGCAGCGCACCCCGATCCTAACCTTTATCAATAAGATGGATCTATCTAGCAAAGATCCCTTAGAGCTGCTGGAGGAGGTTGAGCAGGTGCTTGGAATCCTGGCATCTCCTATTAGTTGGCCGATCGGTAGCGGCAGCTCATTTAAGGGGGTTGTTTATCCCGCTACGCGTGAGGTGATGCTCTTTACAAAATCAGAGCAGGGCGGCGCAGCCAGGGCGAGCTATCAATCTTTAAGCCTCGATCAAGCGTTAGCTAGTGGCGCACTCATGCAGGAGGAGTATGCGCAACTCAATGAAGAGCTGGAGCTTCTTGCAACGGCTGGTAATCCATTCACCAACGAAAAATTCCTGGCCGGAGAGGTCACGCCGGTCTTTTTTGGTTCGGCCCTAACTAATTTCGGAGTGGAGCCGTTCTTCGACCGATTTTCAGAGCTTGCTCCGCCCCCGCACCCCTATGAGGCGATAAACGGCGCTGGTGAGATAGTACGAATTAATCCGATTGAGCGCCCTTTTTCAGCCTATGTTTTTAAGATTCAGGCCAATATGAATCCCCGTCATCGGGATAGTATGGCGTATCTGAGGGTCTGTTCCGGGAGGTTCGAACGCGACATGGTGGTAAAGCATCACCGCTCTGCCAAAGATATTCGACTCTCCCGTTCGTATAGCCTCGTAGCGCAGGATAGAAGCACCGTTGAGGAGGCTTTTCCAGGCGATATTATCGGCGTAATTAATCCAGGTGCGTTCGCTATCGGCGATACAGTTTCACTTGAGGGGGGCTTTAATTTTAAGCCTATGCCGCAGTTTCCCCCAGAGATCGTAGCACAGATCCGTCCAACTGATGTCTTACGCCATAAGTCGTTTGACAAGGGCATCAATCAACTGGCGTATGAGGGTGCTGTACAGATTTTACGCTCGCTAAAGAATCCAAAGGATCCACCCCTGGTTGCTGCGGTCGGAAAGCTTCAGTTTGAGGTGTTGCAGTTTAGGTTAAAGGAGGAGTACGGGGTTACCTCGGCGATAGATTATCTCCCCTACCGCCATAGCGTCTACGTTCTTGGGGATGTAAAGACATTAGTCCTTCCGATGGGTTCATTTCTAGCGCTCGATGCGCGTGATCGCACTGTGCTGCTATTAAGCGCAGACTGGGAGAAGAAGTACGTGCGCGAGAAGAATCAGGGCCATGAGTTCCCTGATTTTATTTAA